The following proteins are co-located in the Panthera tigris isolate Pti1 chromosome F2, P.tigris_Pti1_mat1.1, whole genome shotgun sequence genome:
- the LOC102954971 gene encoding maestro heat-like repeat family member 5 isoform X8 — translation MVRRRVPTEPWDQRLEDSRKEGRPENLLSREVTLSMVAIPSEGFSCPHWRSNCLSPEGEQKLDIGCACRAKGGTEGAVVSCLPGAEGRLHAHLTETSGRALSLESDKAEHLGRASTSKPPNDGPLWEEALVGKIRTMSALQKSQALEAIQRHIREHTQLIRKEVPNAGLQELLAALNLELKQPLEKTFLFHFYGLILRECACADLVRRHLAGLLELSHQSSGQREGIAVAVGIVSSTHMQEVWAALEHVGRTRFLRTVFTSSDSQQPEPDTHWRWAGSTSLLCYGQMAAHAGAQILPWVDNIVSRMVYYFSCSRYDNILKTSFLSATIMLLKALRQNSTPSYKFSQIPELIQCLLRILQKEPNFLATLFREKIILVIVGLSNLRPSLKPMVKSQILHTCLQSLYTLPPTETLRSSLPPLDVAPDVTALYRKSMQALDLLLQSLISKNKSVDELCFILQHMEPWLKSDSSHERQRAVQTIFLFLKYVVDYVGLTLLTQQKGSTSKFVYLNKMKNFEANARRETEMKFYDLVKVLDGNLTMAQHTQLVLTLLRGLCSHNHLRCDLASQLLLMIVEDHSIKAEQVAEILQGLFQELPSIIFKNTLQTVMQAVSVLGTQHAQETVEVILSLCHPSERQVIPLWKALASNTQLARKVLTLLYMKLRLRPPKELVRFTQQAELISLLALGTIYELLYTQEYKATVRWAFAGVLVGLLTQLHYLFELDVVDGISDYQEDVLDGKPLSPCRTCLEALKGLFWTTNYWEVFAYLKLLRGWELFEHMETYTEGVTLLARAMAHYDCEVKAVLGQAVISLKSSEERDNIVAILIIAEFLNSHELTQYMSRRTVDNFLSLGLNNPNQLVRAMSLKGLSSALRHPEKVMLLRNRLAGLLDGFVGPEPKDVMGLMEILGDILHCLGTQGVGATSLRIAQHLLQLFDNEQADVRGGAILLYGDVLYSGGKKYQQALKNHAFQALVPLLFHLADSCPNVVMIPLLKTKLTFLRCAILLKWEFRKELFGKLAWGRGLSAENDVFIYTVESNLGNYHQFLMQALTYLSSPDRNLKQAAMKFIGGMLQDYFPDLCICLRKADVRTLRKHLEILKQDPDSMSRRFYSSFLEDIWELSQYVTH, via the exons ATGGTGAG GAGACGTGTCCCCACTGAGCCCTGGGATCAGAGACTCGAAGACTCACGGAAGGAAGGCCGCCCGGAG AACCTGCTCTCCAGGGAGGTGACGCTGTCCATGGTGGCCATACCCAGCGAGGGTTTCTCCTGTCCCCACTGGAGGTCCAACTGCCTGTCGCCCGAAGGGGAGCAGAAGCTGGATATTG GGTGTGCGTGCAGAGCCAAGGGCGGCACGGAGGGTGCCGTGGTCTCGTGTCTGCCGGGTGCTGAGGGCCGCCTCCATGCACACCTGACAGAAACTTCTGGAAGGGCTTTGTCTCTGGAGTCTGACAAAGCAG AGCACCTAGGCAGGGCGAGCACGAGCAAGCCCCCCAATGACGGACCCCTCTGGGAGGAAGCGCTCGTCGGCAAAATCAGGACCATGTCGGCCTTGCAGAAGAGCCAGGCGTTGGAGGCCATCCAGCGCCACATCCGGGAGCACACCCAG CTCATCAGGAAAGAGGTGCCCAACGCTGGCCTCCAGGAGCTCCTGGCGGCCTTGAACCTAGAACTCAAGCAGCCTTTGGAGAAG accttcctcttccacttttacGGGCTGATCCTCCGAGAGTGCGCCTGTGCGGACCTGGTGAGGAGGCACCTGGCCGGCCTCCTGGAGCTGTCCCACCAGTCGTCCGGCCAGCGGGAG GGCATTGCCGTGGCGGTCGGCATCGTGTCCTCCACGCACATGCAGGAGGTGTGGGCCGCGCTGGAGCACGTGGGCCGCACCAGGTTCCTGAGGACTGTCTTCACGTCCTCAGACAGCCAG CAGCCGGAGCCGGACACGCACTGGAGATGGGCCGGCAGCACCTCCCTGCTCTGCTACGGGCAGATGGCCGCGCACGCCGGGGCGCAGATCCTGCCCTGGGTGGACAACATCGTGTCCAGGATGGTGTACTACTTCTCCTGCAGCCGCTAT GACAACATCCTGAAGACGAGCTTCCTTTCGGCGACCATCATGCTTTTGAAGGCTCTCAGGCAGAACAGCACCCCGAGCTACAAATTCTCTCAGATCCCAGAGCTCATCCAGTGCCTCCTG cgcaTCCTTCAGAAGGAGCCCAACTTCCTGGCCACCCTCTTCCGGGAGAAGATCATATTGGTCATCGTGGGACTGAG CAACCTGCGGCCCAGTCTCAAACCCATGGTCAAGTCCCAGATCCTGCACACCTGCCTGCAGAGCCTGTACACGCTCCCACCCACGGAGACGCTCAGGAGCAGTTTACCTCCGTTGGACGTGGCCCCGGACGTCACG GCGCTGTACCGGAAGTCGATGCAGGCACTGGACCTGCTGTTGCAGAGCCTCATCTCCAAGAACAAGAGTGTGGACGAGCTATGCTTCATCCTGCAG CACATGGAGCcgtggctgaagtcagacagcaGCCACGAGCGCCAGCGGGCGGTGCAGACCATCTTCCTGTTCCTCAAGTACGTGGTGGACTACGTGGGGCTCACT CTTCTGACCCAGCAGAAGG GCAGCACGTCGAAGTTCGTGTATTTGAATAAAATGAAGAACTTTGAAGCAAATGCCAGGAGGGAAACAGAAATGAAGTTCTACGACCTGGTGAAG GTGCTGGATGGGAACCTGACCATGGCCCAGCACACGCAGCTCGTCCTCACTCTCCTGCGAGGGCTCTGCAGCCACAACCACCTGCGCTGTGACCTGGCCTCACAGTTGCTCCTGATGATCGTCGAGGACCACAGCATCAAGGCAGAGCAG gtgGCTGAGATCCTGCAGGGCTTGTTCCAGGAGCTGCCCTCTATCATCTTCAAGAACACCCTGCAGACCGTGATGCAGGCCGTGTCAGTGTTGGGGACTCAGCACGCCCAGGAGACAGTCGAGGTGATACTGTCCCTGTGTCACCCCTCTGAGAG acAGGTCATACCCCTGTGGAAGGCCCTAGCCAGCAACACCCAGCTGGCCCGCAAGGTCCTCACCCTGCTCTACATGAAGCTGAGGCTGCGACCCCCCAAAGAGCTCGTCAGGTTCACCCAGCAGGCGGAGCTCATCTCCCTGCTG GCCCTGGGTACCATTTATGAGCTCCTGTACACCCAGGAGTACAAGGCCACGGTGCGCTGGGCCTTCGCAGGGGTCCTCGTGGGCCTTCTCACGCAGCTCCATTACCTGTTTGAGCTGGATGTGGTGGACGGCATCTCAGACTACCAGGAGGATGTCCTAGACGGGAAGCCCCTCAGCCCCTGCAG GACATGCCTGGAGGCCCTGAAGGGTCTCTTCTGGACCACCAACTACTGGGAGGTGTTTGCCTACCTCAAGCTGCTGAGAGGCTGGGAGCTCTTTGAGCACATGGAAACCTACACCGAGGGGGTGACCCTCTTGGCTAG GGCCATGGCCCACTATGACTGTGAAGTCAAGGCCGTCTTGGGACAGGCGGTCATCTCCCTGAAGAGCTCTGAGGAACGGGACAACATCGTGGCCATCCTCATCATCGCAGAG TTTCTCAACAGCCACGAGCTCACCCAGTACATGTCTCGGAGAACCGTGGACAACTTCCTGAGCCTGGGCCTGAACAACCCCAACCAGCTGGTGCGGGCCATGAGCCTGAAGGGCCTCAGCAGTGCCCTGAGGCATCCTGAGAAG GTGATGCTGCTCCGGAACCGGCTGGCCGGGCTGCTGGACGGCTTCGTGGGGCCCGAGCCCAAGGACGTCATGGGCCTGATGGAAATCCTGGGCGACATCCTGCACTGCCTGGGGACCCAGGGCGTCGGCGCCACCAGCCTCAGGATAGCCCAGCACCTGCTGCAGCTGTTCGACAAT GAACAGGCCGATGTGCGCGGAGGGGCCATCCTCTTGTACGGAGACGTGCTCTACAGCGGCGGCAAGAAGTACCAGCAGGCACTCAAGAATCACGCTTTCCAGGCCCTGGTGCCACTGCTTTTCCACCTGGCCGACTCCTGCCCCAACGTGGTCATG ATTCCCCTCCTG AAAACAAAGCTGACCTTCCTGCGGTGTGCCATCCTGCTGAAATGGGAGTTCCGGAAGGAGCTGTTTGGGAAGCTGGCATGGGGTCGTGGCCTTAGCGCCGAGAACGACGTTTTCATCTACACG gtggAGAGCAACCTTGGCAACTACCACCAGTTTCTCATGCAGGCGTTGACGTACCTGAGCAGCCCCGACAGGAACCTGAAGCAGGCGGCCATGAAGTTCATCG GGGGGATGCTGCAGGACTACTTTCCCGACCTCTGCATCTGTCTGAGGAAGGCCGACGTGAGGACCCTCAGGAAAC ACTTGGAGATCCTGAAGCAGGACCCGGACTCCATGAGCCGCAGATTCTACAGCAGCTTCCTGGAGGACATCTGGGAGCTGTCCCAGTACGTGACCCACTGA
- the LOC102954971 gene encoding maestro heat-like repeat family member 5 isoform X10: MVRRRVPTEPWDQRLEDSRKEGRPENLLSREVTLSMVAIPSEGFSCPHWRSNCLSPEGEQKLDIEHLGRASTSKPPNDGPLWEEALVGKIRTMSALQKSQALEAIQRHIREHTQLIRKEVPNAGLQELLAALNLELKQPLEKTFLFHFYGLILRECACADLVRRHLAGLLELSHQSSGQREGIAVAVGIVSSTHMQEVWAALEHVGRTRFLRTVFTSSDSQQPEPDTHWRWAGSTSLLCYGQMAAHAGAQILPWVDNIVSRMVYYFSCSRYDNILKTSFLSATIMLLKALRQNSTPSYKFSQIPELIQCLLRILQKEPNFLATLFREKIILVIVGLSNLRPSLKPMVKSQILHTCLQSLYTLPPTETLRSSLPPLDVAPDVTALYRKSMQALDLLLQSLISKNKSVDELCFILQHMEPWLKSDSSHERQRAVQTIFLFLKYVVDYVGLTEEATPSMLGHQIGLLMLLWRDKEPVTQSHAHQCVYFLLQLLTQQKGSTSKFVYLNKMKNFEANARRETEMKFYDLVKVLDGNLTMAQHTQLVLTLLRGLCSHNHLRCDLASQLLLMIVEDHSIKAEQVAEILQGLFQELPSIIFKNTLQTVMQAVSVLGTQHAQETVEVILSLCHPSERQVIPLWKALASNTQLARKVLTLLYMKLRLRPPKELVRFTQQAELISLLALGTIYELLYTQEYKATVRWAFAGVLVGLLTQLHYLFELDVVDGISDYQEDVLDGKPLSPCRTCLEALKGLFWTTNYWEVFAYLKLLRGWELFEHMETYTEGVTLLARAMAHYDCEVKAVLGQAVISLKSSEERDNIVAILIIAEFLNSHELTQYMSRRTVDNFLSLGLNNPNQLVRAMSLKGLSSALRHPEKVMLLRNRLAGLLDGFVGPEPKDVMGLMEILGDILHCLGTQGVGATSLRIAQHLLQLFDNEQADVRGGAILLYGDVLYSGGKKYQQALKNHAFQALVPLLFHLADSCPNVVMIPLLKTKLTFLRCAILLKWEFRKELFGKLAWGRGLSAENDVFIYTVESNLGNYHQFLMQALTYLSSPDRNLKQAAMKFIGGMLQDYFPDLCICLRKADVRTLRKHLEILKQDPDSMSRRFYSSFLEDIWELSQYVTH; the protein is encoded by the exons ATGGTGAG GAGACGTGTCCCCACTGAGCCCTGGGATCAGAGACTCGAAGACTCACGGAAGGAAGGCCGCCCGGAG AACCTGCTCTCCAGGGAGGTGACGCTGTCCATGGTGGCCATACCCAGCGAGGGTTTCTCCTGTCCCCACTGGAGGTCCAACTGCCTGTCGCCCGAAGGGGAGCAGAAGCTGGATATTG AGCACCTAGGCAGGGCGAGCACGAGCAAGCCCCCCAATGACGGACCCCTCTGGGAGGAAGCGCTCGTCGGCAAAATCAGGACCATGTCGGCCTTGCAGAAGAGCCAGGCGTTGGAGGCCATCCAGCGCCACATCCGGGAGCACACCCAG CTCATCAGGAAAGAGGTGCCCAACGCTGGCCTCCAGGAGCTCCTGGCGGCCTTGAACCTAGAACTCAAGCAGCCTTTGGAGAAG accttcctcttccacttttacGGGCTGATCCTCCGAGAGTGCGCCTGTGCGGACCTGGTGAGGAGGCACCTGGCCGGCCTCCTGGAGCTGTCCCACCAGTCGTCCGGCCAGCGGGAG GGCATTGCCGTGGCGGTCGGCATCGTGTCCTCCACGCACATGCAGGAGGTGTGGGCCGCGCTGGAGCACGTGGGCCGCACCAGGTTCCTGAGGACTGTCTTCACGTCCTCAGACAGCCAG CAGCCGGAGCCGGACACGCACTGGAGATGGGCCGGCAGCACCTCCCTGCTCTGCTACGGGCAGATGGCCGCGCACGCCGGGGCGCAGATCCTGCCCTGGGTGGACAACATCGTGTCCAGGATGGTGTACTACTTCTCCTGCAGCCGCTAT GACAACATCCTGAAGACGAGCTTCCTTTCGGCGACCATCATGCTTTTGAAGGCTCTCAGGCAGAACAGCACCCCGAGCTACAAATTCTCTCAGATCCCAGAGCTCATCCAGTGCCTCCTG cgcaTCCTTCAGAAGGAGCCCAACTTCCTGGCCACCCTCTTCCGGGAGAAGATCATATTGGTCATCGTGGGACTGAG CAACCTGCGGCCCAGTCTCAAACCCATGGTCAAGTCCCAGATCCTGCACACCTGCCTGCAGAGCCTGTACACGCTCCCACCCACGGAGACGCTCAGGAGCAGTTTACCTCCGTTGGACGTGGCCCCGGACGTCACG GCGCTGTACCGGAAGTCGATGCAGGCACTGGACCTGCTGTTGCAGAGCCTCATCTCCAAGAACAAGAGTGTGGACGAGCTATGCTTCATCCTGCAG CACATGGAGCcgtggctgaagtcagacagcaGCCACGAGCGCCAGCGGGCGGTGCAGACCATCTTCCTGTTCCTCAAGTACGTGGTGGACTACGTGGGGCTCACT GAGGAGGCCACCCCCTCCATGCTGGGCCACCAGATAGGCCTGCTCATGCTGCTGTGGAGGGACAAGGAGCCCGTCACCCAGAGCCACGCCCACCAGTGCGTCTACTTCCTCCTGCAGCTTCTGACCCAGCAGAAGG GCAGCACGTCGAAGTTCGTGTATTTGAATAAAATGAAGAACTTTGAAGCAAATGCCAGGAGGGAAACAGAAATGAAGTTCTACGACCTGGTGAAG GTGCTGGATGGGAACCTGACCATGGCCCAGCACACGCAGCTCGTCCTCACTCTCCTGCGAGGGCTCTGCAGCCACAACCACCTGCGCTGTGACCTGGCCTCACAGTTGCTCCTGATGATCGTCGAGGACCACAGCATCAAGGCAGAGCAG gtgGCTGAGATCCTGCAGGGCTTGTTCCAGGAGCTGCCCTCTATCATCTTCAAGAACACCCTGCAGACCGTGATGCAGGCCGTGTCAGTGTTGGGGACTCAGCACGCCCAGGAGACAGTCGAGGTGATACTGTCCCTGTGTCACCCCTCTGAGAG acAGGTCATACCCCTGTGGAAGGCCCTAGCCAGCAACACCCAGCTGGCCCGCAAGGTCCTCACCCTGCTCTACATGAAGCTGAGGCTGCGACCCCCCAAAGAGCTCGTCAGGTTCACCCAGCAGGCGGAGCTCATCTCCCTGCTG GCCCTGGGTACCATTTATGAGCTCCTGTACACCCAGGAGTACAAGGCCACGGTGCGCTGGGCCTTCGCAGGGGTCCTCGTGGGCCTTCTCACGCAGCTCCATTACCTGTTTGAGCTGGATGTGGTGGACGGCATCTCAGACTACCAGGAGGATGTCCTAGACGGGAAGCCCCTCAGCCCCTGCAG GACATGCCTGGAGGCCCTGAAGGGTCTCTTCTGGACCACCAACTACTGGGAGGTGTTTGCCTACCTCAAGCTGCTGAGAGGCTGGGAGCTCTTTGAGCACATGGAAACCTACACCGAGGGGGTGACCCTCTTGGCTAG GGCCATGGCCCACTATGACTGTGAAGTCAAGGCCGTCTTGGGACAGGCGGTCATCTCCCTGAAGAGCTCTGAGGAACGGGACAACATCGTGGCCATCCTCATCATCGCAGAG TTTCTCAACAGCCACGAGCTCACCCAGTACATGTCTCGGAGAACCGTGGACAACTTCCTGAGCCTGGGCCTGAACAACCCCAACCAGCTGGTGCGGGCCATGAGCCTGAAGGGCCTCAGCAGTGCCCTGAGGCATCCTGAGAAG GTGATGCTGCTCCGGAACCGGCTGGCCGGGCTGCTGGACGGCTTCGTGGGGCCCGAGCCCAAGGACGTCATGGGCCTGATGGAAATCCTGGGCGACATCCTGCACTGCCTGGGGACCCAGGGCGTCGGCGCCACCAGCCTCAGGATAGCCCAGCACCTGCTGCAGCTGTTCGACAAT GAACAGGCCGATGTGCGCGGAGGGGCCATCCTCTTGTACGGAGACGTGCTCTACAGCGGCGGCAAGAAGTACCAGCAGGCACTCAAGAATCACGCTTTCCAGGCCCTGGTGCCACTGCTTTTCCACCTGGCCGACTCCTGCCCCAACGTGGTCATG ATTCCCCTCCTG AAAACAAAGCTGACCTTCCTGCGGTGTGCCATCCTGCTGAAATGGGAGTTCCGGAAGGAGCTGTTTGGGAAGCTGGCATGGGGTCGTGGCCTTAGCGCCGAGAACGACGTTTTCATCTACACG gtggAGAGCAACCTTGGCAACTACCACCAGTTTCTCATGCAGGCGTTGACGTACCTGAGCAGCCCCGACAGGAACCTGAAGCAGGCGGCCATGAAGTTCATCG GGGGGATGCTGCAGGACTACTTTCCCGACCTCTGCATCTGTCTGAGGAAGGCCGACGTGAGGACCCTCAGGAAAC ACTTGGAGATCCTGAAGCAGGACCCGGACTCCATGAGCCGCAGATTCTACAGCAGCTTCCTGGAGGACATCTGGGAGCTGTCCCAGTACGTGACCCACTGA
- the LOC102954971 gene encoding maestro heat-like repeat family member 5 isoform X4, translating to MTFDCPQSSRSCMTEGALNLLSREVTLSMVAIPSEGFSCPHWRSNCLSPEGEQKLDIGCACRAKGGTEGAVVSCLPGAEGRLHAHLTETSGRALSLESDKAEHLGRASTSKPPNDGPLWEEALVGKIRTMSALQKSQALEAIQRHIREHTQLIRKEVPNAGLQELLAALNLELKQPLEKTFLFHFYGLILRECACADLVRRHLAGLLELSHQSSGQREGIAVAVGIVSSTHMQEVWAALEHVGRTRFLRTVFTSSDSQQPEPDTHWRWAGSTSLLCYGQMAAHAGAQILPWVDNIVSRMVYYFSCSRYDNILKTSFLSATIMLLKALRQNSTPSYKFSQIPELIQCLLRILQKEPNFLATLFREKIILVIVGLSNLRPSLKPMVKSQILHTCLQSLYTLPPTETLRSSLPPLDVAPDVTALYRKSMQALDLLLQSLISKNKSVDELCFILQHMEPWLKSDSSHERQRAVQTIFLFLKYVVDYVGLTEEATPSMLGHQIGLLMLLWRDKEPVTQSHAHQCVYFLLQLLTQQKGSTSKFVYLNKMKNFEANARRETEMKFYDLVKVLDGNLTMAQHTQLVLTLLRGLCSHNHLRCDLASQLLLMIVEDHSIKAEQVAEILQGLFQELPSIIFKNTLQTVMQAVSVLGTQHAQETVEVILSLCHPSERQVIPLWKALASNTQLARKVLTLLYMKLRLRPPKELVRFTQQAELISLLALGTIYELLYTQEYKATVRWAFAGVLVGLLTQLHYLFELDVVDGISDYQEDVLDGKPLSPCRTCLEALKGLFWTTNYWEVFAYLKLLRGWELFEHMETYTEGVTLLARAMAHYDCEVKAVLGQAVISLKSSEERDNIVAILIIAEFLNSHELTQYMSRRTVDNFLSLGLNNPNQLVRAMSLKGLSSALRHPEKVMLLRNRLAGLLDGFVGPEPKDVMGLMEILGDILHCLGTQGVGATSLRIAQHLLQLFDNEQADVRGGAILLYGDVLYSGGKKYQQALKNHAFQALVPLLFHLADSCPNVVMIPLLKTKLTFLRCAILLKWEFRKELFGKLAWGRGLSAENDVFIYTVESNLGNYHQFLMQALTYLSSPDRNLKQAAMKFIGGMLQDYFPDLCICLRKADVRTLRKHLEILKQDPDSMSRRFYSSFLEDIWELSQYVTH from the exons ATGACTTTTGACT gTCCCCAGAGCTCACGGAGCTGCATGACTGAGGGGGCCCTG AACCTGCTCTCCAGGGAGGTGACGCTGTCCATGGTGGCCATACCCAGCGAGGGTTTCTCCTGTCCCCACTGGAGGTCCAACTGCCTGTCGCCCGAAGGGGAGCAGAAGCTGGATATTG GGTGTGCGTGCAGAGCCAAGGGCGGCACGGAGGGTGCCGTGGTCTCGTGTCTGCCGGGTGCTGAGGGCCGCCTCCATGCACACCTGACAGAAACTTCTGGAAGGGCTTTGTCTCTGGAGTCTGACAAAGCAG AGCACCTAGGCAGGGCGAGCACGAGCAAGCCCCCCAATGACGGACCCCTCTGGGAGGAAGCGCTCGTCGGCAAAATCAGGACCATGTCGGCCTTGCAGAAGAGCCAGGCGTTGGAGGCCATCCAGCGCCACATCCGGGAGCACACCCAG CTCATCAGGAAAGAGGTGCCCAACGCTGGCCTCCAGGAGCTCCTGGCGGCCTTGAACCTAGAACTCAAGCAGCCTTTGGAGAAG accttcctcttccacttttacGGGCTGATCCTCCGAGAGTGCGCCTGTGCGGACCTGGTGAGGAGGCACCTGGCCGGCCTCCTGGAGCTGTCCCACCAGTCGTCCGGCCAGCGGGAG GGCATTGCCGTGGCGGTCGGCATCGTGTCCTCCACGCACATGCAGGAGGTGTGGGCCGCGCTGGAGCACGTGGGCCGCACCAGGTTCCTGAGGACTGTCTTCACGTCCTCAGACAGCCAG CAGCCGGAGCCGGACACGCACTGGAGATGGGCCGGCAGCACCTCCCTGCTCTGCTACGGGCAGATGGCCGCGCACGCCGGGGCGCAGATCCTGCCCTGGGTGGACAACATCGTGTCCAGGATGGTGTACTACTTCTCCTGCAGCCGCTAT GACAACATCCTGAAGACGAGCTTCCTTTCGGCGACCATCATGCTTTTGAAGGCTCTCAGGCAGAACAGCACCCCGAGCTACAAATTCTCTCAGATCCCAGAGCTCATCCAGTGCCTCCTG cgcaTCCTTCAGAAGGAGCCCAACTTCCTGGCCACCCTCTTCCGGGAGAAGATCATATTGGTCATCGTGGGACTGAG CAACCTGCGGCCCAGTCTCAAACCCATGGTCAAGTCCCAGATCCTGCACACCTGCCTGCAGAGCCTGTACACGCTCCCACCCACGGAGACGCTCAGGAGCAGTTTACCTCCGTTGGACGTGGCCCCGGACGTCACG GCGCTGTACCGGAAGTCGATGCAGGCACTGGACCTGCTGTTGCAGAGCCTCATCTCCAAGAACAAGAGTGTGGACGAGCTATGCTTCATCCTGCAG CACATGGAGCcgtggctgaagtcagacagcaGCCACGAGCGCCAGCGGGCGGTGCAGACCATCTTCCTGTTCCTCAAGTACGTGGTGGACTACGTGGGGCTCACT GAGGAGGCCACCCCCTCCATGCTGGGCCACCAGATAGGCCTGCTCATGCTGCTGTGGAGGGACAAGGAGCCCGTCACCCAGAGCCACGCCCACCAGTGCGTCTACTTCCTCCTGCAGCTTCTGACCCAGCAGAAGG GCAGCACGTCGAAGTTCGTGTATTTGAATAAAATGAAGAACTTTGAAGCAAATGCCAGGAGGGAAACAGAAATGAAGTTCTACGACCTGGTGAAG GTGCTGGATGGGAACCTGACCATGGCCCAGCACACGCAGCTCGTCCTCACTCTCCTGCGAGGGCTCTGCAGCCACAACCACCTGCGCTGTGACCTGGCCTCACAGTTGCTCCTGATGATCGTCGAGGACCACAGCATCAAGGCAGAGCAG gtgGCTGAGATCCTGCAGGGCTTGTTCCAGGAGCTGCCCTCTATCATCTTCAAGAACACCCTGCAGACCGTGATGCAGGCCGTGTCAGTGTTGGGGACTCAGCACGCCCAGGAGACAGTCGAGGTGATACTGTCCCTGTGTCACCCCTCTGAGAG acAGGTCATACCCCTGTGGAAGGCCCTAGCCAGCAACACCCAGCTGGCCCGCAAGGTCCTCACCCTGCTCTACATGAAGCTGAGGCTGCGACCCCCCAAAGAGCTCGTCAGGTTCACCCAGCAGGCGGAGCTCATCTCCCTGCTG GCCCTGGGTACCATTTATGAGCTCCTGTACACCCAGGAGTACAAGGCCACGGTGCGCTGGGCCTTCGCAGGGGTCCTCGTGGGCCTTCTCACGCAGCTCCATTACCTGTTTGAGCTGGATGTGGTGGACGGCATCTCAGACTACCAGGAGGATGTCCTAGACGGGAAGCCCCTCAGCCCCTGCAG GACATGCCTGGAGGCCCTGAAGGGTCTCTTCTGGACCACCAACTACTGGGAGGTGTTTGCCTACCTCAAGCTGCTGAGAGGCTGGGAGCTCTTTGAGCACATGGAAACCTACACCGAGGGGGTGACCCTCTTGGCTAG GGCCATGGCCCACTATGACTGTGAAGTCAAGGCCGTCTTGGGACAGGCGGTCATCTCCCTGAAGAGCTCTGAGGAACGGGACAACATCGTGGCCATCCTCATCATCGCAGAG TTTCTCAACAGCCACGAGCTCACCCAGTACATGTCTCGGAGAACCGTGGACAACTTCCTGAGCCTGGGCCTGAACAACCCCAACCAGCTGGTGCGGGCCATGAGCCTGAAGGGCCTCAGCAGTGCCCTGAGGCATCCTGAGAAG GTGATGCTGCTCCGGAACCGGCTGGCCGGGCTGCTGGACGGCTTCGTGGGGCCCGAGCCCAAGGACGTCATGGGCCTGATGGAAATCCTGGGCGACATCCTGCACTGCCTGGGGACCCAGGGCGTCGGCGCCACCAGCCTCAGGATAGCCCAGCACCTGCTGCAGCTGTTCGACAAT GAACAGGCCGATGTGCGCGGAGGGGCCATCCTCTTGTACGGAGACGTGCTCTACAGCGGCGGCAAGAAGTACCAGCAGGCACTCAAGAATCACGCTTTCCAGGCCCTGGTGCCACTGCTTTTCCACCTGGCCGACTCCTGCCCCAACGTGGTCATG ATTCCCCTCCTG AAAACAAAGCTGACCTTCCTGCGGTGTGCCATCCTGCTGAAATGGGAGTTCCGGAAGGAGCTGTTTGGGAAGCTGGCATGGGGTCGTGGCCTTAGCGCCGAGAACGACGTTTTCATCTACACG gtggAGAGCAACCTTGGCAACTACCACCAGTTTCTCATGCAGGCGTTGACGTACCTGAGCAGCCCCGACAGGAACCTGAAGCAGGCGGCCATGAAGTTCATCG GGGGGATGCTGCAGGACTACTTTCCCGACCTCTGCATCTGTCTGAGGAAGGCCGACGTGAGGACCCTCAGGAAAC ACTTGGAGATCCTGAAGCAGGACCCGGACTCCATGAGCCGCAGATTCTACAGCAGCTTCCTGGAGGACATCTGGGAGCTGTCCCAGTACGTGACCCACTGA